Proteins encoded in a region of the Marinococcus sp. PL1-022 genome:
- a CDS encoding FAD-dependent oxidoreductase: protein MITSHTNIIIAGTSVEGLVLARALERYDVNVRLLEAKKSPAHEPKALLLYARSLEVLESVKLAKPLLEAGIPYNSLEFNYEGKQIFTPSFDFLKNESPYPFVLSLANCDVQHILQRSLVKTSVEWGTRITQLKQNGLKTEVLIEKNNMEERIIADYVVGADGIDSVVRELASIKCKMEGGSELMMADVKTEKRLTNNVPSMMFNKKGIMFAADLPGRQTRIMMVDRDKPGVRLENTEASLRGLYQKITGRPLFMQATVTVQSKQAVFHQAKEFRSGDIFLVGEAAHAHHPMTSQSVNLGIQDSINLSWKLGMVCARACPETLLKSYEAERLPVARKVNRTTDWTVRSLTVQKPIAVQARNRTLKMVEMIEQLPEAFIRRLSHLSVRYRASAPPLKEELRREGVLHPGDRVPDAALTDFENCKTRLYEHLQEGKFLFLIRTSGSRIDKEYAFIKRWIRKSAPYFGSMVQPALVAPTPTMGQPDDILCWSERHLSREFRQLIRPGESMLVRPDGYLLFHSDAADWSSWKEAVELFLTAGAEWNLEEREARKWYQNIKLISRRWTKADI, encoded by the coding sequence ATGATTACGAGTCATACAAATATTATTATCGCCGGTACAAGCGTCGAAGGGCTTGTGCTGGCACGGGCTTTGGAGCGCTATGATGTAAACGTCCGGCTGCTTGAAGCCAAGAAGTCTCCTGCCCACGAACCGAAAGCACTGCTTTTATACGCACGGTCGCTTGAAGTGCTCGAAAGCGTTAAACTGGCAAAACCACTGCTGGAGGCAGGAATACCTTATAATTCGCTGGAGTTCAATTACGAAGGAAAACAGATTTTTACTCCTTCCTTCGATTTCTTGAAAAATGAATCTCCCTATCCATTTGTATTGTCGCTGGCTAACTGTGATGTGCAGCATATACTGCAGCGCTCGCTGGTGAAAACCTCTGTGGAATGGGGTACACGCATTACCCAGCTGAAGCAGAATGGTTTAAAAACAGAAGTGTTAATCGAAAAAAATAACATGGAAGAGCGGATCATTGCAGATTATGTCGTGGGGGCTGACGGGATTGACAGTGTGGTCCGGGAGCTTGCTTCTATTAAATGCAAAATGGAGGGCGGCTCGGAACTAATGATGGCGGATGTTAAAACAGAGAAGCGGCTGACAAATAATGTGCCGTCCATGATGTTTAATAAAAAAGGCATTATGTTTGCCGCAGACCTCCCGGGCCGCCAGACGAGGATTATGATGGTCGACCGGGATAAGCCAGGCGTCCGCCTTGAAAATACAGAAGCGTCCCTCCGGGGGCTCTACCAGAAAATCACGGGCCGCCCGTTGTTCATGCAGGCGACGGTGACGGTACAGTCAAAGCAGGCTGTGTTTCATCAGGCAAAAGAATTTCGGTCGGGGGACATCTTTTTAGTTGGTGAAGCAGCACATGCCCATCACCCGATGACAAGCCAGAGTGTAAACCTGGGCATCCAGGATAGCATCAATTTAAGCTGGAAGCTGGGCATGGTGTGTGCGAGGGCCTGTCCGGAAACACTGCTTAAATCATACGAGGCTGAGAGGCTTCCGGTCGCAAGAAAGGTTAACCGGACGACAGATTGGACGGTTCGAAGCCTGACTGTGCAAAAGCCTATTGCTGTGCAGGCGAGAAATCGCACGCTGAAAATGGTGGAAATGATTGAACAGCTTCCGGAGGCCTTCATCCGGAGACTGTCGCATTTGTCTGTGAGATACCGGGCATCGGCACCACCTTTGAAAGAGGAGCTAAGGCGCGAAGGGGTACTGCACCCGGGAGACCGGGTGCCTGACGCAGCATTAACAGATTTTGAAAATTGTAAGACCAGGTTGTATGAGCATTTGCAGGAAGGGAAATTTTTATTTTTGATACGCACAAGTGGCAGCCGGATTGATAAGGAGTACGCATTTATTAAGCGCTGGATCCGTAAGTCCGCTCCGTATTTTGGCAGCATGGTACAGCCGGCATTAGTGGCGCCGACACCGACAATGGGACAGCCTGATGACATTTTGTGCTGGAGTGAAAGACATTTAAGCAGAGAGTTCCGGCAGTTAATCAGGCCAGGGGAATCTATGCTCGTACGGCCGGATGGTTATTTGCTTTTTCATAGTGATGCTGCAGACTGGAGCAGCTGGAAGGAGGCAGTGGAGCTGTTTCTTACAGCAGGGGCTGAATGGAATCTGGAGGAGCGGGAAGCCCGGAAATGGTACCAAAACATCAAATTGATCAGCCGCAGATGGACAAAAGCTGATATTTAG
- a CDS encoding ABC transporter ATP-binding protein, giving the protein MSSILEVNDVHKRIRGKEIIQDLNFSVEPGEVFGFLGPNGAGKTTTIRMMVGLAPISSGDILIDGYSIQKSYARAIKQVGAIVENPEMYNHLTAEKNLIHFARMNGKVDQDRIDELLDLVKLGHVKKKKVRTFSLGMKQRLGIAQALLHRPKLLILDEPTNGLDPEGIRMVRAYLRRLAEEEGLAVLVSSHLLSEMELMCDRFAIIQDGKLISIEDQRISEGEGRPAPYQIDVGPQKLEAAMRMVKEAYPDLQIEEADQRLTIYIEKENVPALLRYVMEAGFDIYEAKEDKQTLEDRFLQATSKEGSP; this is encoded by the coding sequence ATGTCATCGATTTTAGAAGTGAATGATGTACATAAGCGTATTCGCGGTAAAGAAATCATTCAGGATCTGAATTTCTCTGTCGAACCGGGAGAGGTTTTTGGCTTTCTTGGACCGAACGGTGCGGGAAAAACGACGACGATCCGTATGATGGTCGGACTCGCCCCTATTTCGTCCGGAGATATTCTTATCGACGGATACAGCATCCAGAAATCGTATGCGAGGGCGATTAAACAGGTCGGAGCCATTGTGGAAAATCCGGAAATGTACAACCATTTAACGGCAGAAAAGAACCTGATCCACTTTGCCCGGATGAACGGGAAGGTAGATCAGGATCGCATTGACGAGCTGCTCGACCTCGTGAAGCTTGGGCACGTGAAAAAGAAAAAGGTGCGCACCTTTTCTTTAGGAATGAAGCAGCGCCTCGGTATTGCCCAGGCGCTTTTGCACCGGCCGAAGCTGTTGATTTTAGACGAGCCGACCAACGGCCTGGATCCGGAAGGTATCCGGATGGTACGGGCTTACCTGCGCCGGTTGGCCGAGGAGGAAGGGCTGGCGGTGCTTGTTTCGAGCCATTTGCTTTCAGAAATGGAGCTGATGTGTGATCGTTTTGCGATTATCCAGGACGGTAAACTGATCAGCATTGAAGATCAGCGCATCTCAGAAGGAGAAGGACGCCCGGCGCCGTACCAGATTGATGTAGGTCCGCAGAAGCTGGAGGCTGCGATGCGGATGGTGAAAGAAGCCTATCCGGATCTGCAAATAGAAGAAGCAGACCAGCGGTTGACGATATACATAGAAAAAGAGAACGTCCCTGCCCTTCTGCGCTATGTCATGGAAGCCGGATTTGATATCTATGAAGCAAAAGAAGATAAACAAACGCTTGAAGACCGGTTTCTTCAAGCAACGTCGAAGGAGGGGTCCCCATGA
- a CDS encoding ABC transporter permease: MIRLIQNEWMKLFWRISTWIMTAILLLGVVGVLIYSITNQPSAEELPSEAQWKAETQQQIEQDQQAIEDSGGATAEYYEQEIAINEYRIQNDLPPQGATGESVWSFMSTNAGLLDLLSIFVIIVAATIISSEFKTGTIKLLLVRPPSRIKILMSKYLTVILYAVAMLALLFGASFILGALFFGFGEPSTQLIYTDGEVEQRPQVLALAIDYLTGSVNFVMLATLAFAISAIFRSEAMAIAISVLLYVVGAGVTSTLALAYDWPKYLLFANTNLNQYFTSGGPPVESMTLSFSVVVLIVYWLIFMGFAIWMFKKREISVTG, encoded by the coding sequence ATGATCCGCCTGATTCAAAACGAATGGATGAAGCTGTTCTGGCGTATCAGTACATGGATAATGACAGCGATTCTGCTCCTCGGGGTGGTGGGTGTTCTTATTTATTCCATCACCAATCAGCCTTCAGCGGAGGAACTGCCGTCGGAAGCGCAGTGGAAAGCAGAGACTCAGCAGCAGATTGAACAAGATCAACAGGCGATCGAGGACAGCGGGGGCGCTACCGCGGAGTATTACGAACAGGAGATTGCGATAAATGAATACCGCATCCAGAACGATCTGCCCCCGCAGGGCGCGACTGGAGAAAGCGTCTGGTCATTCATGAGCACGAATGCAGGGCTCCTCGATCTGCTGAGTATTTTTGTCATTATCGTAGCGGCGACGATTATTTCCTCTGAATTTAAAACCGGCACCATTAAGCTGCTGCTGGTCCGCCCGCCGTCCCGGATCAAAATACTGATGTCCAAGTACCTTACGGTCATCCTTTATGCTGTTGCAATGCTCGCTCTGCTTTTCGGGGCATCGTTTATTCTGGGAGCTCTTTTCTTTGGATTCGGTGAGCCTTCCACACAGTTAATCTATACGGACGGAGAGGTCGAACAACGGCCGCAGGTGCTCGCGCTTGCGATCGATTATCTGACCGGATCGGTGAATTTTGTCATGCTTGCGACACTGGCCTTTGCCATTTCAGCCATTTTCCGGAGTGAAGCGATGGCGATTGCCATCAGTGTTCTGTTATACGTAGTGGGCGCTGGTGTAACAAGTACTCTGGCTCTTGCCTACGACTGGCCGAAGTACCTTCTGTTTGCAAACACGAATCTGAATCAATACTTTACAAGCGGAGGGCCGCCGGTGGAAAGTATGACGCTTAGTTTTTCCGTTGTCGTGCTGATTGTGTACTGGCTGATTTTTATGGGTTTTGCCATATGGATGTTCAAAAAGAGAGAAATCAGCGTAACTGGTTAA
- a CDS encoding DUF4064 domain-containing protein, with the protein MVKRTAEKVLGIIAAVLSGIGIVLGIVLTFVDASTFEQINQTVQQQGGETINTQEAAAQASAYGISLIIFSAIATILAVVGVFMLKRNKRSVASGILFFAAAVAGFIAINILAIVHLILLVVAGIMALVRKPDTPADNSADVQEYPE; encoded by the coding sequence ATGGTGAAACGTACGGCAGAAAAAGTACTTGGAATTATTGCTGCTGTTTTAAGCGGTATTGGTATCGTTTTAGGAATTGTTCTGACGTTTGTAGATGCTTCGACGTTCGAGCAAATAAATCAAACCGTCCAGCAGCAGGGTGGAGAAACGATAAATACTCAGGAGGCGGCTGCTCAGGCCTCTGCTTATGGCATCAGTCTGATTATCTTTTCAGCGATTGCCACGATTCTTGCAGTAGTAGGCGTCTTTATGCTGAAGCGTAATAAACGCTCTGTCGCTTCCGGCATTTTGTTTTTTGCGGCCGCGGTCGCTGGCTTTATAGCAATCAACATTCTTGCCATTGTCCATTTGATTCTGCTCGTGGTGGCAGGCATTATGGCTCTTGTCCGCAAGCCGGACACGCCAGCCGATAATTCCGCAGATGTTCAGGAATATCCGGAATAA
- a CDS encoding metallophosphoesterase family protein — translation MRVLVIADTHMPKKAKEWPEELYKAFAEADYIIHAGDWQSLDVWQDLKRYAPLTGVYGNVDGDDIKAAVNEKEEIVLEGWRIGIVHGHGEKGTTEKRAGEAFFSGQKDIIIFGHSHIPYLRYAGKTLMFNPGSPTDKRKAAMFSYGLLDLSHDHFEARHVFFPRKS, via the coding sequence ATGAGGGTACTGGTGATTGCGGACACCCATATGCCAAAAAAAGCAAAAGAGTGGCCGGAGGAGCTTTATAAAGCATTTGCAGAAGCTGATTATATCATTCATGCCGGAGACTGGCAGAGCCTAGACGTGTGGCAAGACCTGAAAAGATATGCCCCGCTTACCGGTGTATATGGAAATGTGGATGGGGACGACATAAAAGCTGCCGTGAACGAGAAAGAGGAAATCGTTCTCGAAGGGTGGCGTATCGGTATTGTGCACGGTCACGGAGAGAAAGGGACGACTGAAAAAAGGGCCGGAGAAGCATTTTTCTCCGGCCAGAAGGATATTATCATTTTCGGGCATTCTCATATTCCCTACCTGCGGTATGCGGGGAAAACGTTGATGTTTAACCCGGGTTCGCCGACGGATAAGCGAAAGGCGGCGATGTTTTCCTATGGGCTGCTCGACCTCAGTCATGACCATTTTGAAGCCCGGCATGTGTTTTTTCCCCGAAAAAGCTAA
- a CDS encoding NAD(P)/FAD-dependent oxidoreductase codes for MYDVIVIGSGSAGMTAAGNLNEAGWNTAIVDERPYGGTCALRGCDPKKVLIHASEVLEQAQRLKGLGLEGSLSIRWENLMNFKRTFVEGVPDSIEQSLKDSGIDTLHGRARFTDRETIEVDGHPIKSKKFVLATGASPASLPIEGAEHMLSSDDFLELDQLPSSIVFIGGGYISFEFAHLAKRAGADVHILQRGDHALKGFDTELVQQLIDYSESIGVHVHLHTEAAEIRPEGQGYQVYTKTEDFFYGDIVVHGSGRTPNVQTLDLEKAEAAYDKKRGITVNDYLQNTTNENIYAAGDCADTAGSPLTPLAGFEAGYVSANLLENNSTPVHYGPIASAAFTVPGLTAVGLTGDAASARGLSVVTEDVSSWFTYKHKNETTAFVKLIIDKEKDTVVGAHALNSDAASFINYMTLVIQHEIPASSLSRTMFAYPTNASDLQYFV; via the coding sequence ATGTATGATGTGATCGTAATCGGAAGCGGTTCAGCGGGGATGACCGCCGCCGGAAACTTAAACGAGGCCGGATGGAACACGGCAATAGTGGATGAACGTCCTTACGGCGGCACCTGCGCCCTGCGCGGATGCGATCCGAAGAAGGTGCTCATCCATGCTTCAGAAGTACTCGAGCAGGCCCAGCGCCTGAAGGGCCTTGGTCTTGAAGGCAGTTTATCCATCCGGTGGGAGAATTTAATGAACTTCAAACGCACCTTTGTCGAAGGGGTCCCGGACTCTATCGAACAAAGCTTAAAAGACAGCGGCATCGACACCCTGCACGGACGTGCCCGTTTTACCGACCGTGAAACTATAGAAGTGGATGGACACCCCATTAAGAGTAAAAAATTCGTACTCGCCACCGGCGCAAGCCCTGCCAGTCTTCCAATTGAAGGAGCTGAACATATGCTCAGCAGCGATGATTTTCTTGAACTTGATCAGCTGCCATCAAGCATTGTTTTTATCGGCGGGGGCTACATTTCCTTTGAGTTTGCCCACCTCGCTAAACGGGCTGGAGCCGATGTTCATATTCTACAGCGCGGAGACCATGCATTGAAAGGATTTGATACTGAGCTTGTCCAGCAGCTCATTGATTACTCTGAATCGATCGGTGTACATGTACACCTGCATACTGAAGCAGCTGAAATACGTCCGGAAGGACAAGGCTACCAGGTTTATACAAAAACAGAAGACTTCTTTTACGGCGATATTGTCGTTCACGGCAGCGGCCGTACACCGAATGTACAAACGCTGGACCTGGAAAAGGCTGAAGCTGCCTATGATAAAAAACGGGGCATTACTGTAAATGACTATCTGCAAAACACCACCAATGAAAATATTTATGCCGCTGGCGACTGCGCAGATACAGCCGGCAGCCCATTAACTCCGTTAGCCGGATTTGAGGCAGGTTACGTGTCCGCCAACCTGCTTGAAAACAACAGCACTCCCGTTCACTACGGGCCAATCGCTTCTGCAGCATTCACCGTACCCGGGTTAACAGCGGTAGGCCTGACAGGTGATGCGGCTTCTGCCCGAGGACTTTCTGTGGTTACCGAAGATGTAAGCTCGTGGTTTACGTACAAGCACAAAAACGAAACCACGGCCTTTGTAAAATTAATTATCGATAAGGAGAAAGACACCGTTGTCGGCGCTCACGCGTTAAACAGTGATGCAGCCTCGTTCATTAACTACATGACGCTCGTGATTCAGCACGAGATCCCGGCGAGCTCCTTATCCAGGACAATGTTTGCATATCCGACCAACGCTTCGGACCTTCAGTATTTCGTTTAG
- a CDS encoding MFS transporter produces MQYETGEFHSERLTTGLLFWSGLIVMSSLYMTIPLIPTFSEAFHISAGEAAWAGSIFSIFFAAGCLLYGPLSERVGRKRTIVAGLLVLAAVTLLLGMASTFSALLIGRALQGLAAASFSPVALAYIGDMFTPAKRGSVIGFISAGFLIAGIFGQTWSSAAVQAANWHWAFLLLGIIYVLTFVLMWRLLPVDPSKGKTGGKPSFVSQLQTVARNKSLMLCFIVTLSVLMVFVGMYSSLGQYLQGAFQLSQGDILYVRAAGLLGISVAFFTGKWSRRVGSPFILRLGLGIGALSLLLMLVTDSLWLLVAWSVLFTAGAGLIVPAIIALINQVGAEVRGVATSLYTFILFIGASIGPVLSTAVSQAVSVEWAFGVLALIYAASFVTALGIRVPKQ; encoded by the coding sequence ATGCAGTATGAAACAGGTGAATTCCACTCAGAACGACTGACGACCGGGCTTTTGTTCTGGTCAGGGCTGATTGTTATGTCGAGCTTGTACATGACGATACCGCTCATACCAACTTTTTCGGAAGCTTTTCATATTTCTGCCGGAGAAGCCGCCTGGGCGGGGAGTATTTTTTCAATCTTTTTTGCAGCCGGCTGCCTGCTGTATGGCCCTTTATCGGAACGGGTGGGGAGAAAACGCACGATTGTAGCGGGTTTGTTGGTGCTTGCTGCCGTCACTCTTCTGCTCGGGATGGCGTCGACCTTTTCTGCTCTGCTGATCGGCCGCGCTCTTCAGGGGCTTGCGGCGGCATCATTTTCACCGGTAGCGCTTGCCTACATTGGCGATATGTTTACACCAGCTAAGAGAGGCTCGGTTATCGGGTTTATCAGCGCCGGATTTTTAATCGCGGGGATTTTCGGCCAGACGTGGAGCAGTGCCGCCGTGCAGGCAGCCAACTGGCACTGGGCCTTTTTGCTGCTTGGAATCATTTATGTGCTCACCTTTGTTTTAATGTGGCGCCTGCTTCCTGTGGATCCATCGAAAGGAAAAACGGGCGGTAAGCCTTCGTTTGTCTCCCAGCTGCAGACAGTGGCCAGAAATAAAAGCCTGATGCTTTGTTTTATCGTTACTCTTTCAGTGCTGATGGTTTTTGTGGGGATGTATTCTTCGCTTGGACAGTATCTGCAGGGAGCATTTCAGCTAAGCCAGGGCGACATTTTATACGTTCGCGCTGCGGGCCTCCTCGGCATTAGTGTTGCTTTTTTTACGGGAAAATGGAGCCGGCGTGTCGGCAGTCCGTTTATCCTTCGTCTCGGTCTCGGTATTGGAGCGCTCTCACTTTTGCTGATGCTCGTTACGGACAGCCTATGGCTGCTGGTGGCATGGAGCGTGCTGTTTACAGCTGGAGCTGGTTTAATCGTTCCTGCGATTATTGCGCTCATCAATCAGGTGGGAGCTGAAGTGAGAGGCGTTGCAACGTCGCTGTACACATTTATTTTATTTATCGGAGCCAGTATCGGTCCGGTGCTCAGTACCGCAGTGAGCCAGGCTGTGTCTGTCGAATGGGCCTTCGGCGTTCTCGCTTTGATTTACGCCGCCAGTTTTGTCACAGCTTTAGGAATACGTGTGCCAAAGCAGTAA